The Sphingorhabdus sp. Alg231-15 genome has a segment encoding these proteins:
- a CDS encoding DUF2306 domain-containing protein: protein MTLIMFLHISMGTIAVLAGAAALLVRKGSRVHRGVGNVFLVTMTIMSAAGIYLAIVLPMAISVLVGVFTIYLVVTSWLAARQKDESIIWQHYVALAVALGVTAGGLFFGLEAQNSPDGLKDGLPAFPHYFFGGLALLAALGDAVMIARRGISGKKRIARHLWRMCFAYFIAAGSLFTGPGATAFPEQIRETGLLSAPEPIILAIMLFWIVRVLATRWYEGKPSSAAEMPTSTS, encoded by the coding sequence ATGACGCTTATCATGTTTCTCCATATCAGCATGGGCACGATCGCGGTTCTCGCTGGCGCTGCCGCGTTACTTGTTCGCAAAGGTTCGCGCGTACATCGCGGTGTCGGCAATGTTTTTTTGGTAACCATGACAATCATGTCCGCCGCTGGGATCTATCTTGCCATCGTCCTTCCGATGGCCATCTCTGTCTTGGTCGGGGTTTTTACTATCTATCTTGTCGTCACCTCCTGGTTGGCTGCCCGGCAAAAAGATGAATCGATTATCTGGCAGCATTATGTTGCGCTTGCTGTTGCATTGGGCGTTACTGCTGGTGGACTGTTTTTCGGACTGGAAGCGCAAAATAGCCCAGACGGGTTGAAGGATGGATTGCCAGCCTTCCCGCACTATTTTTTTGGAGGTCTGGCCCTCCTGGCTGCACTGGGCGACGCGGTGATGATTGCCCGGCGAGGTATTTCTGGGAAAAAGCGCATCGCCCGTCATTTGTGGCGCATGTGCTTTGCCTATTTCATTGCTGCCGGTTCCTTGTTTACCGGCCCTGGAGCAACTGCTTTCCCCGAACAAATCCGAGAAACCGGTCTGTTGTCGGCTCCGGAGCCAATTATATTGGCAATCATGCTCTTTTGGATCGTGCGCGTGTTGGCGACCAGATGGTATGAAGGGAAGCCCAGTTCTGCTGCAGAAATGCCAACGTCCACCTCTTGA
- a CDS encoding DUF2975 domain-containing protein, producing MTHIAAKGEEDIVLKSARLLLGFFRMAVIFASVILVLSLPVMAIFGQEILAEVGEQFVDVPPTAVLWVSAGFVFVMLLIMLLSYFTIDRLRKVLASVREGDPFNRTNGMRLRGMGIAIFVIQILTGVLGALIGVIISLLGEVKEGERMVVSGEFGISLSGILLVLLLIVLARVFDRGADMRDELDGTI from the coding sequence ATGACACATATCGCGGCCAAGGGGGAGGAAGACATCGTCCTTAAGTCGGCCCGCCTGCTACTCGGCTTTTTTCGCATGGCGGTGATCTTCGCATCTGTAATCCTAGTCCTGTCATTGCCGGTCATGGCGATTTTCGGGCAAGAGATATTGGCAGAAGTTGGAGAGCAATTTGTAGATGTGCCGCCGACTGCGGTACTTTGGGTGTCAGCCGGCTTTGTATTCGTGATGCTGTTGATCATGCTGCTCAGTTATTTCACTATCGATCGACTGCGCAAAGTCCTGGCTTCCGTCCGCGAGGGTGATCCGTTCAACCGGACCAATGGCATGCGCCTACGCGGCATGGGTATTGCCATATTCGTGATCCAGATCCTGACCGGGGTGCTAGGCGCGTTGATCGGGGTTATCATCAGCTTGCTCGGCGAAGTAAAAGAGGGCGAGCGGATGGTCGTCTCTGGCGAATTTGGAATCTCGCTTTCCGGCATATTGCTGGTGCTGCTGCTGATCGTTCTGGCCCGGGTCTTTGACCGTGGCGCGGATATGCGCGATGAGCTGGATGGGACCATCTGA
- a CDS encoding helix-turn-helix domain-containing protein, with amino-acid sequence MSVQVKLDDLLHDQRMTLTELAERVDITIANLSILKTGKAKAIRFSTLDAICRELKCQPGDILHYDDGQSDGS; translated from the coding sequence ATGTCCGTCCAGGTCAAGCTCGACGATCTGCTGCACGACCAGCGCATGACGCTGACCGAGCTGGCTGAGCGAGTGGATATTACCATCGCCAATCTGTCGATCCTGAAAACCGGCAAGGCAAAAGCAATCCGGTTCAGCACCTTGGATGCCATCTGCCGAGAACTCAAATGTCAGCCTGGCGACATATTGCATTATGATGATGGCCAGAGCGATGGCAGTTGA
- a CDS encoding DUF4386 family protein produces the protein MTTSANLSPSDPHSLARIVGGSLLATIFVGMAAALTVAQGIDINLSADVVATAQNMLEAETQLRAKSYIALVMFGLEAAVGVGLFLLLRPAGQLLAGWSLIVSIAAAILALLGAVFNMNAAEIAGDLAYAQMASESQRLLLTGMQATSDYTSFHLALVLSSASKAGFFYLFLKSGLIPKLIAGWGLFASLFVSTAITMRDFVPIIGHSGVTISFMASNLIALLATALYLTIKGVRSA, from the coding sequence ATGACTACTTCAGCTAATCTCTCACCATCGGACCCTCATTCACTGGCGCGCATTGTAGGCGGGTCGCTATTGGCAACGATCTTCGTCGGGATGGCGGCTGCACTGACTGTCGCTCAGGGCATCGATATCAACCTGTCGGCGGATGTTGTCGCAACCGCGCAAAATATGCTGGAAGCCGAAACACAATTGCGCGCCAAATCCTATATCGCGCTCGTGATGTTTGGTCTGGAAGCCGCAGTTGGTGTCGGGCTATTTCTGCTTTTGCGCCCAGCCGGACAATTGCTCGCGGGGTGGAGTTTGATCGTCAGCATTGCCGCAGCTATTCTAGCTCTGTTGGGTGCCGTCTTTAATATGAATGCGGCCGAGATAGCCGGTGATCTAGCTTATGCACAGATGGCCAGTGAATCGCAGCGATTGCTACTGACCGGCATGCAGGCCACTTCTGACTATACATCCTTTCACCTCGCCTTGGTGCTATCGAGCGCATCCAAAGCGGGCTTTTTCTATCTCTTCCTGAAATCCGGTTTGATTCCAAAACTGATTGCCGGTTGGGGCCTGTTTGCTTCTCTATTTGTGTCCACAGCTATCACTATGCGCGACTTTGTTCCAATCATCGGACATAGTGGTGTTACGATAAGCTTCATGGCATCAAATCTTATCGCCCTGCTTGCAACCGCGCTCTATCTGACGATCAAAGGCGTTCGCTCCGCCTAG
- a CDS encoding WHG domain-containing protein, giving the protein MNVKGNSVNIKEASKKTPKDSGAYHHGDLRAAAIAAGMEKFDRQNHPDLGLRALARELGVSATALYRHFPNKDALLDALALEALNQLGAHQAQAAQSVGGGREGFGEMGVTYVRWAVEHPALVRLIYDRVGKVDLAAGNPTKMGEAFYQLRAGIAATMSEDISPEHRATATLHAWSLVHGLAMLILDGQVEYDPDMIRKVVTITDFGLE; this is encoded by the coding sequence ATGAACGTTAAAGGTAACAGTGTCAACATTAAAGAAGCTTCCAAGAAAACGCCAAAGGATTCTGGCGCCTATCACCATGGCGACTTGCGTGCAGCGGCGATTGCGGCGGGCATGGAAAAATTCGATAGGCAGAATCACCCTGATCTCGGCCTTCGCGCGCTGGCCCGCGAATTGGGAGTCTCGGCGACGGCCCTTTACCGGCATTTTCCGAACAAGGACGCATTACTTGATGCATTGGCGCTTGAGGCGTTGAACCAGCTTGGGGCGCATCAGGCCCAAGCAGCGCAATCCGTAGGCGGCGGTCGGGAAGGGTTCGGGGAAATGGGGGTCACCTATGTTCGCTGGGCCGTCGAGCATCCGGCATTAGTACGTCTGATCTATGACCGGGTCGGAAAAGTAGATCTCGCTGCGGGCAATCCAACCAAAATGGGAGAGGCCTTCTATCAATTGCGGGCCGGTATTGCCGCGACCATGTCGGAAGATATCTCACCGGAACATCGCGCAACGGCGACGCTGCATGCCTGGTCGCTGGTCCATGGACTGGCAATGTTAATACTCGACGGTCAGGTGGAATATGACCCGGATATGATCCGTAAAGTTGTGACCATTACGGACTTTGGGTTGGAATAG
- a CDS encoding 8'-apo-carotenoid 13,14-cleaving dioxygenase produces the protein MASVIENTIRSAVTPVMGAVANFNRKRMKAPEGGHPYLTGIHKPMSEELTLAELPVDGEIPAQLDGRYLRIGPNPVTAPDEASYHWFVGDGMAHGIRITNGKAEWYRNRWIRSNAVSDALDEDRKPGTRKPRTDTANTNIVEIGGKTFAIVEAGGFPVELTDDLETVAHNPFDGSLQNAFSAHPHFDPKTGEMHAVCYDAPVMDTVWHVVLGPDGKVKREEPIPVKQGPSIHDCQITENHVLVFDLPATFSMKRMLAGYAFPYDWNPEHKARVGLCPRNGSGADTIWCDVEPCYVYHPANAFETEDGKVVVDVVVHESTYARTTFGPGGEWSRLERWTVDPVSKKVDRKILNDRAQEFPRYDERLTTSDYRYIYSIALAGEPDQLDMAGNELFKHDLRTGETAVRHFGDNRHPGEFIFVPRSPDAGEDDGWLIGLVIDMNNETTELQILKANDITGEPQAVIHVPHRIPPGFHGNWITAA, from the coding sequence ATGGCCAGCGTTATTGAAAATACCATCCGCTCTGCTGTTACCCCTGTGATGGGTGCAGTGGCGAATTTCAATCGCAAGCGGATGAAAGCACCGGAAGGCGGACATCCGTATCTAACTGGAATTCATAAGCCAATGAGCGAAGAATTGACCCTGGCCGAATTACCGGTCGACGGAGAAATTCCGGCCCAGCTTGACGGACGCTATTTGCGGATTGGCCCTAACCCGGTAACCGCGCCCGATGAGGCCAGCTACCATTGGTTTGTTGGAGACGGTATGGCCCATGGTATCCGTATCACGAACGGAAAAGCCGAATGGTATCGCAATCGCTGGATCCGTTCCAACGCCGTGAGTGATGCGCTGGACGAAGATCGCAAACCCGGCACCCGCAAACCGCGCACCGATACAGCCAATACCAATATCGTGGAAATTGGCGGCAAGACCTTTGCAATTGTCGAAGCCGGCGGCTTTCCGGTGGAGTTAACCGACGATCTTGAAACGGTTGCTCACAATCCGTTCGATGGCAGCTTGCAGAACGCTTTTTCCGCCCATCCGCATTTCGATCCCAAAACCGGTGAGATGCACGCTGTCTGCTATGATGCACCGGTCATGGACACGGTCTGGCATGTGGTTCTTGGGCCGGATGGCAAGGTGAAGCGGGAAGAACCTATCCCGGTTAAACAGGGTCCATCCATCCACGATTGCCAGATTACCGAGAACCATGTGCTGGTCTTTGATCTGCCCGCGACTTTTTCAATGAAGCGCATGCTGGCCGGCTATGCGTTCCCCTATGACTGGAATCCCGAGCACAAAGCCCGCGTCGGCCTGTGCCCGCGAAATGGCTCTGGTGCGGATACGATCTGGTGCGACGTCGAGCCCTGCTATGTCTATCATCCGGCCAATGCGTTTGAGACTGAGGATGGCAAAGTCGTCGTCGATGTTGTGGTCCATGAAAGTACCTATGCCCGCACCACCTTTGGTCCTGGCGGCGAATGGTCACGACTCGAACGCTGGACCGTTGATCCGGTGAGTAAAAAGGTAGACCGCAAAATCCTGAATGACCGCGCACAGGAATTCCCGCGCTATGACGAACGGCTCACCACCAGCGACTATCGCTATATTTACAGCATCGCCCTCGCCGGCGAACCGGATCAGCTCGACATGGCAGGTAACGAGCTATTCAAACATGATCTGAGAACCGGCGAAACCGCCGTCCGTCACTTTGGTGACAACCGTCATCCAGGCGAATTTATCTTTGTGCCGCGATCACCCGATGCGGGCGAAGATGACGGCTGGCTGATCGGCCTGGTCATCGACATGAACAATGAGACGACCGAGCTGCAAATCCTGAAAGCCAATGACATTACTGGTGAACCACAGGCAGTAATCCATGTCCCGCACCGTATTCCTCCCGGATTTCATGGCAACTGGATCACCGCGGCCTAG
- a CDS encoding GFA family protein: MTDKLTGSCLCGGVSFSISGPPGPIGQCHCSKCRKVSGTNGNAVFHATRDNFAWERGEDLISTFFVPDGNGWHSVFCKTCGSPLPLDGQKSNLFFVPAGLLDNDPGHRGYAAHIFVGSKAPWEEVTDEAPQFSEGFGSARIEKD, from the coding sequence ATGACCGATAAATTGACCGGCAGTTGCCTCTGTGGCGGCGTATCATTTTCGATCAGCGGCCCACCCGGCCCGATTGGACAATGCCATTGTTCGAAATGCCGAAAAGTGTCGGGTACGAATGGCAATGCGGTCTTCCACGCGACCCGCGATAATTTCGCATGGGAAAGAGGGGAAGATCTGATTTCTACTTTCTTTGTCCCGGATGGGAATGGCTGGCATTCGGTTTTTTGTAAAACATGTGGCAGCCCGCTCCCATTGGACGGGCAGAAAAGCAATCTATTCTTCGTGCCGGCCGGCCTGCTCGACAACGACCCAGGCCATCGCGGCTATGCCGCCCATATCTTTGTCGGATCCAAAGCGCCCTGGGAGGAAGTAACCGATGAAGCGCCGCAATTCTCTGAAGGCTTTGGTTCCGCCAGAATCGAGAAGGACTAG
- a CDS encoding SDR family NAD(P)-dependent oxidoreductase: MRTVIVTGASSGIGEATARKLVQSGYNVMLAARRTDRLQSIVEELGEQAAFHATDVSSREDQDALAAATIERFGQVDALVSNAGIMPVSLIEKGDVEDWDRMIDVNLRGVLYGINAVLPQMVERKDGHIIIISSIAALETFPSSAVYSATKSGVRSMSDTLRKEMTAHGVRVTTIFPGGVKTELGTSIKDQSVLEMMGGVFDFEFLEPENLADSVAYVLSQPPSVCVGELMIRPTGQA, from the coding sequence ATGAGAACGGTGATAGTAACAGGTGCGTCCAGCGGCATTGGCGAAGCCACTGCCCGCAAATTGGTGCAGTCCGGCTATAATGTCATGCTCGCTGCCCGGCGGACCGACCGCTTGCAATCCATTGTCGAAGAGCTGGGAGAACAAGCCGCGTTTCATGCAACGGATGTCAGTAGCCGGGAAGATCAGGACGCACTGGCTGCGGCAACGATTGAAAGGTTCGGTCAGGTGGATGCGCTGGTCAGCAACGCTGGAATCATGCCGGTATCGCTGATTGAAAAAGGCGATGTCGAAGACTGGGATCGGATGATCGATGTCAATCTGCGCGGTGTTCTTTATGGCATAAATGCAGTGCTGCCGCAGATGGTTGAACGTAAGGACGGACATATCATCATCATTTCTTCGATCGCGGCGCTGGAGACCTTTCCCTCCAGTGCTGTCTATTCCGCGACCAAGTCCGGCGTGCGATCGATGAGCGATACGCTTCGCAAGGAAATGACCGCACACGGTGTCCGCGTTACGACCATATTTCCCGGCGGTGTGAAGACCGAGCTGGGCACCAGCATCAAGGATCAATCGGTCCTCGAAATGATGGGCGGCGTGTTTGATTTCGAGTTTCTCGAGCCGGAAAATCTTGCCGATAGCGTGGCCTATGTACTGAGTCAGCCGCCGTCAGTTTGCGTCGGAGAATTGATGATCCGTCCAACCGGACAAGCCTGA
- a CDS encoding fatty acid desaturase, which produces MSAVLAEQDLRKQELAIARKYADRLPWEAVAWGLGNLVVWLSLWPLVFLGVMPLWLGFIIATFNVMLCYLPSHEAQHDIIGRKGTKWRWLNELVGHVSTIPLVLPYRVAKLTHIQHHLHANDPELDPDISSKALGPRHAIWKSIQNRQPGAEGGFNKYGDVLRDIGRPDALLDGALFQIIHFGILIVLAWSGYALEAALLWWLPRQIGLTYIQFFLSWAPHHPANKTGRYRDTRAFKSTWGNIGSMGMQYHIVHHLHPYIPLTDTPRAYREMRDILEQRGCRLEGI; this is translated from the coding sequence ATGAGCGCTGTCCTTGCCGAACAAGATCTGCGCAAACAGGAGCTAGCCATTGCCCGCAAATATGCTGATCGCTTGCCTTGGGAAGCAGTAGCATGGGGATTGGGCAATTTGGTGGTCTGGCTGTCGCTTTGGCCGTTGGTCTTCTTGGGTGTCATGCCGCTGTGGCTGGGGTTCATTATTGCGACGTTCAACGTGATGCTCTGTTATCTGCCGTCTCATGAGGCGCAGCATGACATTATCGGGCGCAAGGGGACGAAGTGGCGATGGTTAAACGAACTGGTCGGCCATGTGTCGACCATTCCGCTGGTCCTGCCCTATCGTGTGGCCAAGCTAACCCATATTCAACATCATCTGCATGCTAATGACCCGGAACTTGACCCTGATATCAGTAGTAAAGCTCTGGGACCGAGGCATGCCATCTGGAAGTCCATTCAGAACCGCCAACCAGGTGCCGAGGGCGGATTCAATAAATATGGCGATGTTCTGCGGGATATTGGTCGGCCGGATGCGTTGCTTGATGGTGCGCTTTTTCAAATCATCCATTTCGGGATATTGATCGTGCTCGCTTGGTCGGGCTATGCGCTGGAGGCGGCTTTGCTGTGGTGGCTGCCCCGACAGATCGGGCTGACCTATATCCAGTTTTTCTTGAGCTGGGCGCCCCATCATCCGGCGAACAAGACTGGCCGCTATCGCGATACACGTGCTTTCAAAAGCACTTGGGGCAATATCGGATCGATGGGCATGCAATATCATATTGTGCATCACCTCCATCCCTATATCCCGCTGACTGACACACCACGCGCTTATCGTGAAATGCGGGACATATTGGAACAGCGTGGTTGCCGGCTGGAGGGAATCTAG
- a CDS encoding EAL domain-containing protein: protein MGETITLQRLLEMQRKVWNFKISSDHETTELVAREQIKSFGQISRIGALIALPLTIYAMVLLFTHAEVEFIATACFYVAIAAFMSIRNFMRQAALDPDTADYKETIRNIRTESIISSIGFSCVLAIPVAFGQIPYSLDIAILAMGGLVVGGFVFGSVPRAQTYNLSITTICYAGAFVAAKGSGGISTAILLIFFALCIDYIYRMFFFNFVQRHLHAAKQKDAAETVRLLLHDYAEQSSDWLWEVDGEHLIVNPSARFATAVDMEISDLRNLPLVDLFEDSMERNQLAQSLASGNAFRDIHVPIKLDGEECWWRLSGRRIKTADGESQHIRGVAADITSAKRAEARVAHLAHFDSLTDLPNRTLFNQSLQRSIARMKNDQKLAVLYLDLDHFKTINDTLGHGAGDLVLKAVANRLENNIGIEDVVARLGGDEFAISLRNVGTHKDVMQVAANIIDKISEPVMVEGQPVATGVSIGIALAPDCGNGGEELIKHADIALYHAKENGRGCASVFERSMHEAVQDRRNIEIDLRAALKRNELELYYQPLVNIDTNETIGYEALLRWHHSEKGMIMPDVFIPVAEDTGLIVQLGEWVVRSALYEVAKWPDHLSVAVNLSPAQMRSPNLIPTIVNALAATGVAPHRLELEITESVLMNDNQSNVELLHKIRSLGVRIALDDFGTGYSSLNYLRSFPFDKIKIDRCFVEEVDSREDCRAIIRAVTGLASSLGMVTTAEGVERSDQLNQLKEEGCVQVQGYLFSKAMPAANVEGRVDDQSLADSEMAEIGQQNAEPEPVEVPRKIRRRKTG, encoded by the coding sequence ATGGGAGAGACAATCACACTGCAGCGATTGCTGGAGATGCAGAGAAAGGTTTGGAATTTCAAGATCAGTTCAGATCATGAAACCACCGAGCTGGTTGCGCGTGAACAGATCAAGTCCTTTGGACAGATATCGCGAATCGGAGCGTTAATAGCGTTGCCTCTGACCATCTATGCGATGGTCCTGCTCTTTACCCATGCTGAGGTGGAGTTTATCGCGACGGCCTGTTTCTATGTCGCCATTGCTGCCTTCATGAGTATTCGTAATTTTATGCGTCAGGCGGCATTGGACCCTGATACAGCCGATTATAAAGAAACCATCAGGAACATCCGCACCGAAAGTATTATCAGCAGCATTGGTTTTTCCTGCGTTCTGGCCATTCCGGTGGCCTTCGGCCAGATCCCGTACAGCCTTGATATTGCAATACTTGCGATGGGCGGTCTGGTGGTTGGCGGGTTTGTTTTTGGCAGTGTCCCGCGCGCGCAGACCTATAATCTGTCAATCACCACAATATGTTATGCCGGTGCATTCGTCGCAGCAAAGGGGTCTGGCGGAATAAGCACAGCGATATTGCTGATCTTTTTCGCGCTCTGCATCGACTATATCTACCGCATGTTCTTCTTCAACTTTGTCCAGCGTCATTTGCATGCAGCCAAACAAAAGGATGCAGCGGAAACGGTTCGGCTGTTGCTCCACGATTATGCCGAACAAAGTTCAGATTGGTTGTGGGAAGTGGATGGTGAACATTTGATCGTCAATCCTTCGGCTCGCTTTGCCACTGCTGTGGATATGGAAATAAGCGATTTGCGGAACTTGCCGCTGGTTGATCTATTTGAAGATTCCATGGAGCGAAACCAGCTTGCCCAGTCTCTGGCTTCTGGAAATGCTTTTCGGGATATCCATGTCCCCATCAAACTTGATGGGGAAGAATGCTGGTGGAGGCTGTCTGGTCGGCGCATCAAGACGGCGGACGGAGAAAGCCAGCATATTCGGGGTGTTGCGGCTGATATTACTAGCGCCAAAAGAGCCGAAGCGCGGGTCGCTCATCTGGCGCATTTTGACAGCCTGACGGATCTGCCGAATCGCACTCTGTTCAATCAGTCGTTGCAACGTTCGATCGCGCGGATGAAGAATGACCAGAAGCTGGCGGTTCTGTATCTCGATCTTGATCATTTCAAAACAATCAACGACACATTGGGCCATGGTGCGGGGGATCTTGTTCTTAAGGCCGTCGCCAATCGGTTAGAGAATAATATTGGCATCGAAGATGTTGTCGCACGTCTGGGCGGTGATGAATTTGCGATCTCGTTGCGCAATGTGGGCACGCATAAAGATGTCATGCAGGTCGCAGCAAATATCATCGATAAAATCTCCGAACCGGTGATGGTTGAAGGACAGCCGGTTGCAACGGGCGTCAGCATTGGGATTGCGCTAGCACCCGATTGCGGCAATGGCGGGGAAGAGTTGATCAAACATGCAGATATCGCGCTCTATCACGCAAAGGAAAATGGCCGTGGTTGCGCTTCGGTGTTTGAAAGATCGATGCATGAGGCGGTACAGGACCGGCGCAATATTGAAATAGATCTGCGCGCTGCGCTGAAGCGCAATGAACTCGAGCTCTATTACCAACCACTGGTCAATATCGATACTAACGAGACAATCGGTTATGAAGCTTTGCTTCGCTGGCATCATAGCGAGAAAGGCATGATCATGCCGGATGTTTTCATTCCGGTGGCAGAGGATACCGGGCTGATTGTTCAGCTCGGCGAATGGGTTGTCCGATCGGCTTTGTACGAGGTAGCCAAATGGCCAGATCATCTTAGCGTCGCGGTTAATCTGTCCCCGGCGCAGATGCGTAGTCCCAATCTTATACCAACGATTGTCAACGCGTTGGCAGCAACCGGTGTGGCACCGCATCGGCTGGAGCTCGAGATCACCGAGTCCGTGTTGATGAACGACAATCAGTCCAATGTAGAATTGCTGCATAAAATCCGCTCCTTGGGTGTGCGGATTGCGCTGGATGATTTCGGTACCGGCTATAGTTCGCTCAACTATCTGCGAAGCTTTCCGTTTGACAAGATCAAGATTGACCGTTGCTTTGTCGAGGAAGTGGATAGCCGCGAAGATTGCCGGGCAATTATTCGTGCGGTTACCGGTCTGGCTTCCAGCCTCGGCATGGTCACGACCGCCGAAGGGGTTGAGCGAAGCGATCAGTTAAATCAACTCAAAGAAGAAGGATGTGTGCAGGTGCAGGGCTATTTGTTTAGCAAAGCGATGCCCGCTGCAAATGTGGAAGGCCGGGTTGATGATCAGTCCTTAGCCGATTCAGAAATGGCTGAAATTGGCCAACAAAATGCTGAACCCGAACCGGTTGAAGTACCCAGGAAAATCCGGCGAAGAAAGACAGGCTGA
- a CDS encoding acyloxyacyl hydrolase has translation MKHLYILVLTAFVGLAATQTAAAQEIFVGVAAHEVDTPLSMQIDEEGVDFQIGYRGKRIDALAAIGAPSPYIFASINSAGDTSLVAAGLSWKIGDTFYLRPGIGLAIHDGPSLRFAPDGSQTQLGSRILFEPELAIGVRLSERIDLEASWVHVSHAQLFNDGQNPGLDIIGVRLVIKLP, from the coding sequence ATGAAGCATTTGTATATATTGGTTTTAACCGCTTTTGTCGGGCTCGCAGCGACGCAGACTGCCGCCGCACAGGAGATATTTGTTGGCGTTGCTGCGCATGAAGTCGACACCCCTCTGTCGATGCAGATCGATGAAGAAGGCGTTGATTTCCAGATTGGTTATCGCGGCAAACGAATCGACGCGCTGGCCGCCATAGGTGCACCATCGCCGTACATTTTTGCTTCTATCAACAGCGCTGGCGACACCAGTCTGGTCGCTGCTGGTCTCAGCTGGAAAATTGGTGATACATTCTATCTTAGACCGGGAATCGGTCTCGCTATTCATGACGGACCATCTTTGCGCTTTGCACCTGATGGCTCGCAAACCCAGTTGGGTTCACGCATCCTGTTCGAACCGGAACTGGCGATTGGCGTGCGATTATCGGAACGTATCGATCTCGAAGCGAGCTGGGTACATGTCAGCCACGCGCAGCTGTTCAACGACGGACAAAATCCCGGCCTGGATATTATCGGGGTACGGCTGGTGATAAAACTGCCTTGA
- a CDS encoding MarR family transcriptional regulator, whose amino-acid sequence MENDYLRDSGIKTLGTRIRRLFERLNSNVTEVYRRELGFEQRWFALGMLLKDHGPMNSRDATKRLGQSHVAMVQVVRAMEKSGLLERQADPSDARSKILHLTSAGAEKLEQVSAISRLVDQAATELLAEAAPDFLHQLDALDDALDRLSFADRIEIAFSEGGSNT is encoded by the coding sequence ATGGAAAATGATTATCTTCGCGATTCAGGAATTAAGACGCTCGGCACCCGCATCAGGCGACTGTTTGAACGGCTGAACAGCAATGTAACCGAAGTCTACCGCCGCGAGCTCGGCTTTGAACAGCGCTGGTTTGCACTTGGCATGCTACTTAAGGATCATGGCCCGATGAACAGCCGCGATGCCACCAAGAGGCTTGGCCAAAGCCATGTCGCTATGGTTCAGGTTGTTCGCGCCATGGAAAAATCTGGTTTGCTTGAGCGCCAGGCTGATCCCAGCGATGCACGCAGCAAAATATTGCATCTAACATCCGCAGGGGCGGAAAAGCTCGAACAGGTTTCCGCAATATCCCGTTTAGTGGACCAGGCCGCCACCGAGCTGCTTGCAGAAGCGGCTCCTGATTTTCTCCATCAGCTTGATGCCTTGGATGATGCGCTGGACCGGTTGAGCTTCGCAGATCGTATTGAAATAGCGTTTTCTGAAGGAGGATCAAACACATGA